In Vicia villosa cultivar HV-30 ecotype Madison, WI linkage group LG7, Vvil1.0, whole genome shotgun sequence, the DNA window ccaaaaatataatttaaacatCTCTCATTCCTTCCAAATTCCTCCaaattgaagaaagaaaaagtaATTCAAAAGAGATTTTACTCTCTTCTATCTACCTCTCCCCTTCtccttaaaattaaaagaaagacatataatattaaattttccTCCTCCCTTCCCATAATTCATTTTCATTATTAAACTAAAACCAACCACACATAGGTTAATGTCTCGAATTCCTACAAAGAGACAGTAAAATAAAATGACTTGCATTTATTTGTAAGATCTACCATATTGTTTCCTCTCAAGATCCAAATTCCCATAAAACCCAGCATGAACCATGAAAGAAAATTCATAATTTATCAAGAACGTTAGTAACTGAGAGAGATGTAAGTGAAgggataaaaatataaatatatatggtgattaaaaataaaagaaaaatacgtATAAAAAAGGAGTGCCAATAAACAAGAGCATTCATAGTTTTCATCCCCTTAAAATAACTTCCTCACAATCTCATCAAAAATCAAATCACGAGgcaagaaattaaaagaaaattttccaACGAAACATgaatttcttttttcttcatacatacatacatatatttagaaagaaaaaaagagttgATAATTTACATGAAGATAGTTCGAGGGTGATCGGATCCAAACCGAGAAGGATAAGTAGACAAGTTAACACCAAGAGGAATAGCAAAAGTGCTTTCCATAAAAAGCCGTTGGTGAAAAGTTTCAACGGAAGCACCAGCTTCAATAAGATCTTTCACAACGTTTCTATAATGTTCTTTAAGCCTTTTGAACAGCTTAAGATATTGTAACTTAAGCCACTTTACACGCATCCTTCTAAATATTCTAACTATCCCGCCAAGTAGTCGCCGCCGTGGTGACTTGCCGCCTAGCCGAACTGTTTGGAGTTTCCGCCGTCTGAATAGGGAGATCTTGCGGCGGGGCTGCCATGTTGTCATGGTGGTGGTTTGATGGGGAGTGGTGGGTTGTTTGTGATCTAGAGccatggagagagagagagagagagagagagagagagagagagagagagagagagagagagagagagagagagagagagagagttaaaATAAGGGATGATGATAGGAAGAATACAAAATTTACGTATGATGTGAGTGACATGGATGGACAAAAGAGTTGACTTAAATAAAGCAAGTTGGTAACGCATCTTTGGGAAAACGCAAATTATTCATTCATAAtgccattttttttaaaattattttctttggttCTTATTCTAAAAATTgtctatttttatatatatattgaataatcAACTGAATTATATATTTcagatataataattattaaatataatttaattttttttaaataaatataaaaggtttaatagaaaaaatatcaataatttttattttaatagttaATGAAATATTCCATCTGTTTCAAAATGAGTGTCCTTTAAGATTTTTACACACAAATTAATGAATGTAATTATAGTATCATAAGACAGTGCACTTTTATTATATTAACCCTATTAATGTATTAGAAGTAGTGTACAGAGTAATAATTAAAGAACATCGTTGAAAAAATTGTAATTATTACTATATTAAAATGTGAAaatgacatttattttaaaataatttttatatgctaaaatgacacttattTTAAAATGGAGGGAGTATATTGTAGAGTGTGAATGTACTAATATTCATAAGATATTCAacgttttcattttattttggtGGTGAGTCAGCTTGACGATGacaattgaaatattttgtttctaCCTCAAACACAAGATATTTGAGGTAGAACCGAAGTGTTTAAAGGTAAAATATAATACATTTTCTTATAATTTGTTTACTTTTAAAcatttctccaatcatatttGTTTAAGAAGAATATGATTTTTAGATAGAGGTTTTGAGAGACGGTGAAAGTACTTATTATGAGTTCCTACACTTTGGGTTGgttaattttttgttgttgtaatctACACTCCTAAACACTTTAGAATTAAGTGATTTATGTATTGAGAGGTTGAAGAGATTGAGTCACAAATAGATAGAAATTAGGAAGCATTGAGGTAATTTTTGTAATTCATTGGTAATATTTTGATTAAAGATCTTATAGTTGATTAATTTATATTGAGCAAGgtaaataatattttatgtgtttgatTCTCatcttttatcttatttttactaTTGTAGTTTTATTTTCACATCAGTTGATAGATTTTTATTGATTAAGACAGGTTAATTTTGGTTGTCATTACTCACAAGTGAGCAGTAGGTTATTATTTCTTTAAATTGTTTAGATTGATTGTCGTTTTTCTTTGTCCCACGCATCATTGTTCTTGGTGTGATTGAATTCTCTTTTTTACAACAAGTTGTGTCCACCATGGAGCAAATGGTTTAAGTTTACAAGTGCACAATGAAGGCTCTAAATGGAATATCAATAGTTTTTTGAAGACAACAATTTTGAATTGTGGAAAGTGAAGATGCAAATAGTTTTGATTCAACAAAAGTGTGCATAAGAATTTAAAGGTGGGGCTTTGTTGCAAATCCCGACACAttatattgaaatgatggatAAATTTAGGAGTTTTATTATCCTACTCCTCAAAGATAAAGTATTGAGAGAAAACAGACGAGAGAAGATCACGACAAAAATGTGTGTCAAGTTTGAGCTATTGTATATGACAAAAAAATTATGGCTCATATGTTATGTTTGCATAAAATGGTGGAGAAGAAATACACTATGGAGCAAttggaaaatttcaataaaattattGATGAATTGCAAAATATGAATGTGAACATCGATGATGAGGACAAAGCTCTACTCTTGTTGAGCTTATAACCTATTACTTTTGAGCATTTCAAGAATGCTCTTCTTTGTAGTGTAAGGAAGGAATTAGCACTTTGGAGGAATCTCAATTTGTTATTATAATCAAATAGTTAACCAAGATGAAAGAAGATGCTGTTTGTGTGTTCTATCATTTGGAAGAGGAGGATCTTAACCACGTAATGTTGAGTTGTGTTAGCTTGAAACCGTTATGGAGAAAGATTAATAGATGGCTGGGGATAGATATCAATTTAAACCTGGACTGATGCACCCATTTGATCAATTACATTGAGGCATTGTCTGGACCTATGTTGAAGAGCAGGGCGGGAGCTGTTTGGATAACAATTTGTTGGGCCATTTGGAAACATCGCAACGACATTGTCTTCAACAATGCGGTAGCTGATATGGATGAATTGTTTGGTATGATCATTTGGTTTTCTCGGTGGTGGTTGGCAATAGAATCTAAGGATAGAATTTTGACTAATTTCTATGATTGGTTTCACAATCCTGTTTTGTGTTTGTGGACCTGTAGATTTATTGGTTGTAGCTCTTTTTTCTTGTAAGGGTTGGAGCACCCCCAGTGCTCTTTTCTTTTAATACAAGagttgattattaaaaaaaaaaccaagaTGAAAGAGTTAAAGATTGATGATAGTGGGGAAGCTTGAATGTTTCGAGAGGGGGTAGTGAAACTAGGGGAAACCAAAATCTAGGTGTACATCCAAGGGGTTCAAAAAGTTAAAGTACAAGTGTTTCATTTTTTATAAGGATGATTAAAAGAGTATGACTACTTAGAGGTAACTAGTTTGGAGATAGAAAAAATTTGAGTCAAGATGCTCTTGTCACATGTTTTTAGAGAATGGATACTTTGATACTTTGGAACTAAAAAAAGATTGAGTTGTTTGACTTATTAATATTAAGGCTTATAAACTTCATGATATTCGATTCAAGATGTTTGACCACCTTGAGTTCCTTTTACGCAACATGAGGTATGCTCCAAACTTAAGGAAAACTGTTGTATATATTCATATTTGATTATTTAGGCTATTACATTAGAATTGTACATGGCATGTTAAAAAATTTACATGGTGCATTGATAACTTCTTAAGGGTCTAAAATgagttgtttgtttgttttggatGGTTATTATGTTATTAGAAATGCATCATTAGCCAATTAAGATTAGAAAAGGCATGTTAAAATTTTGCATGGTGCATTTAAGATTAAGGCTTATTAGTGAAAAGATTTTAGTTGAACTAGAAAAGAAAAATTTGCTAGGTAGtggtaaattaattatattataattttgtgATCATTCCATACTAGAAAAATAACATATAATGGTGTTTGGAAATGATATGCATAATTCTAATAAGTCGCTTGAGTACATACATCATATTTTTAGGGTCCAACGAGAATGGAAACTCACGAGTgtggtttatatatttttcacCACGATTGATGATTTCTcgcattttaaaacaaaaaaagtaaaatatttgaaaagtttaAGGAATAATATATTCTTGTAGGATATTAGATGAGAACTAAACGGAATATTTAAAGAGCTCACAAAGGCCTAGATTTTTTTCAAAGTATTTTAATGATTTTCGAAGGAAACATAATATAAAAAACATAGACCTCTAGTTGAAACACTGTAACAAAATGACCTAGAAGAATGCATGGATATGAACATTATGGAATGGATAAGATGCGTGTTGTTAGAAGTTGAGTTACCCAAGAGTTTTAGAGGTGAGGTATTTTCTATTTTAGCTAATTTGATAAACAAATATCCATCCATAGAAATAAATTTCAAGATACTATAGAGGTTTTGACTGGGAAACAATTGGAATACTCTAATTTAAAGGTTTTAAGAGCATTGAAATTAAGCATATTAAGAAAGACAAGCTTGATGTCAGAGATGTAAAATGTGTGTTCATTGATTATCTTGTAGGTGTAAAGGGTTACAAGTTGTGAAAGATGTAACTTGAAAGATCAAAGTTCATTATAAACAGGAATGTCACTTTTGATTAGACTCGTATGCGTATAAAGTGAAAAGATATAGAAGTTAAAGAGTCATAAACATATGTTGAGAAGATTCAACTAGGGGTGAAGGTTACTCCTGCTGAGCTTAGAGATGAGAATGATTTTGAGTCTTTTACTTCTAGTTTTAGAGAAGTGTAATCTATAATGGCTTCAAACTATTAGTTGGATCTTGATGGGGTAAGAAGGGAGATTGTGCCCCTCCCCCCTCAAGGATGTGGTTAATGTGTTCATCAAGTTATTACCTAGGTTAAGGTAAACATTGTTTGAACTTGATAAATTTTGTCGAAGGCTGGTTCAACCTTAAAGAGAGTAGTAAGGAGATTGATGGATAAATTGATATCACCATAATTTTAGAGGCATGGTGGAGATATGTGGAGCGAGTCTAAAAAAACTAAGCAAATTCATCATTTCCATCACGTCTCACCTGTGAGGTCGAGCCCTAACAAAGTGGAGGAAGAGATTTGGAGCATTTCATTTCTCCCTTAAACATAAGGTGATTAAGTTAAAAGCACAAGGAGTTTAAAGGAAGGGCGCGCAGTGGATGGTATAAACATGAAGCATTTTTCTTAGAAACTGGCGTCatacttaaatatttttcaacCATTTTTAAATAGGAAGAAGAGGATTTATAGAGGGGTAGACTAAGAGAGATAAAGATCAATCAAATACTTTctaaaagtttgattgatctttAATTGTAATCTAAAAATTGAGTAACACTTTTAAATATTTTGGGATTGAATGATTCATGTATTGATAGGTTGTAAATATCAAGTCTTAAAGGGCGTATATTAAGAAGTCTTCTAATGAATTTGATGATAACTCATTAACTATCTATTGACTAAAAACTCTTGTTTGATAGTGAACTGTAAAATTGCTCCTTTTCAAAGTTGATAAATTTGAATCGAACTGAATTAAATAACAATTTTCTATGTATTGAATTTTcatcatttgttttatttttgttattattgtgtTGTTTTCAAATTAGTTGATAAATTAGACTATCTAATATTGTTAAGTATTGGTGAACcttgatattatttttaattaacatGGAAAATTATACATATAAACAGTAGTTGGTGCCAATTACGTGTATTAATCTTTTTGTCTTTCTTGAACTTAGTTATCATATTTTAGTTGAAGTAAAGGAGGCATATCCTTACCTCACaacacaaaattaaatatttaacctTTCCTAGTCATTCGTCTAATagatgcatgattaattaatttgGACTTTGTTTGAGAGATATAAGAAATATGATCAATGATGGTTTTACTTTGGCGGTACTCATGTACCTTTATTTAAACAATTGGACATTCTCAAATATAACCACTTGAATTAAACTTTTAGTTAAGTTTGACAGATGTTTATATACAAGTTTTGATTCTAGCGAGGACTTGCAATTGCCATGCTGCATAAAAGAATTCAAACAAAATCGGGTGTCGGTTTAAGATTATTGTGTGCATGTTATAAACTCTAATGACAGCATATAATACTCACAAATGACATCCGTGATAGACATGCTAATCTCAAATATGTAATAAACAAATTGGttttctatttttattgaaaaaatgattttttattttgtttaaatggatggaattaatatattaaaagcaACTCAAGTTTAGTATCTCTAAATATTGCAAAAAATGaacttttaaataataaaaaatgagagaTTATGCTTTTAATAATGTGCTTCTTGTATTACTAGCATGTCTTGTGCTagatgtgttttatttaattcaattccCTTTCATGCCTAAAAACTTGCGCATGGCCTTGAAAGCTTAATTAAGCAATCTTTCTAGCATGAATGATTATTCATATCACAGACAAAATTGGTCCATGCTTTAACTAACCTTCCAGCATGACAATCATTGAGTACACCACGTATAGATAATTTTGCTTGTAACAGTAGCACTACTAGTAAATTCTGATCAACATAGCTGGTTACTAGGGTCATGTATTGTGGCAGACACTATAACAAGAAGAAACCGTATTGGCATTTTAGGTTTGGGATTTGGAACTATGTGTAGGGCTTAGTATACACACTCCACATGGTTGCTTCCTGTGTGTGATTTTTTTTGCGTGTATCAGGTTACATACATAAACACATACAGGTGATGTCCAGAGACTTGTCACATGGACATCTAGTAATAGGATATCTTTTCATATAAGTTATTTCtactataaaatattaaaatacatgtTGCTTACATCattcacaaaaaaataataatattattattgatgtgtattttaaaagattttgtctttattgaaaaagaaaaaaatttgaaacaaaaaacAAACCTAGGGAACAAATTAAGACTTGATGTGTGTTAGTAGTATACataaaactaaatatttaatttatcggAAACAATGAAAGAGATATAAAAGATGGAAACCATTTCCAAAGTGTTGATGTGTGATTTTCTATTCGAGAAACGTTTCTGTTAAGATTTTATGATTCTCATAAACTAGGTGTATTTTTTAGAAAATTGttatttttgtatttgttcatagAGAAAATCTTTTAAGTTGATTTTTGTAGTATTTCTTAATAGGTTTATGTTCTAGCATCTGTGTTGTTGTGGTgatgttaataaaataatttttaatgaatttttctaTTTAGTGTGCTGGCCAAACCTATGTGTAGAGAGgggattgattttattttatttttaaaaaaaaaatagagtatgTTTATCATTTTATGTTGGAACAAGAGAAAAACAAATAGCTATTAACTTTGTTAAAAAGTTTGATGGAAATGTGAGTATGAAGAATTGTGCTTTGTGAATGTTGTTGAGGGTTGAAAGGTGGAAGAATGGTTGTATGGGGAAGAAGGGTGGAAGAACAACCCTAGCATATTGTTTAGAGAAAATGGTCGACGAAGATCACCTTATGATTGGGTGAATTGTTCTCGCTTATAAATATATGTTCAGATTCTTAATACCATGTTAAGAATGTGGTTGGTATTAACTCGACTCTATAAAATTGGCTGAATAATTAGTTTGTTGGGTGAGGATTGTcctcacttataaggacatgttcaggatATATATTGTTCAATGTGGGACTTGCTTTGCTCTCGCGTCTATGGATGAATATCTGGTGCATGAATAAATAGTGGATGGTCTGTTAGCGGAAACTTGATAGTAGGCAGTCCAACGGATCTTAAACCAGACTctaataccatgttaagaaatgtggttagcctatctcaaccctacaaaactgaTTTGTAGGGTGAAGATTGTCCTCACTTATAAAAATATGTTCATGTCATATATTATCCGATGAAAGACTCTACAAAACCGAATTGGTGGAATTGTTTTGACTTTAAGTCATTTGTTAAATTATGGTGCACGAGAACATAGTGAATTCAACACATTTGTGAATGTACATGTTTGTGTATAGTGTACTTGAGAATGTGGTAATTATTGTATGTTCATTAATGTAAATATGCGATATGAAACATGAAATGATGATTATATATGATTAAAGGATGtatgattatatattatttattcattgttagttagagcattgaataagcttttcaaCGCTTTAAACTGGacacaaatcggagttacggttctcaaatTATGgcgaaaataaaatttgatttttttttcataacatcAAAGTGCGCTAAGCGAGCTCTGCTATCACTAAGCGAGATTCGTGGGTTTCAAATTTTATAAATAGAGTTCCAAATACATTTTTAGACCaggggttgggtattttttagtcccaacaccatcacaaCCATTTTTTATTAGGGAGAGCTTGAAAACAATAATGGAGCTTTCATCTTGATGACCAGGAGTCGGATTGCTCATCAATCTGAGTTGACTAACCGAGAGATTTGTGATTCTTCTCTATTTGTTGGTTTTTCTTGTAAGTTTACTCTGAACCTATGTATATTTGTTACTCtattgttgtataaagtttgctttacaaatctttgtcaGTGTTTcattgatctttttgcttaactgctttggatttgtgttgttatagacatatagctcatgaatcttg includes these proteins:
- the LOC131616436 gene encoding uncharacterized protein LOC131616436 produces the protein MALDHKQPTTPHQTTTMTTWQPRRKISLFRRRKLQTVRLGGKSPRRRLLGGIVRIFRRMRVKWLKLQYLKLFKRLKEHYRNVVKDLIEAGASVETFHQRLFMESTFAIPLGVNLSTYPSRFGSDHPRTIFM